A single genomic interval of Zingiber officinale cultivar Zhangliang chromosome 4A, Zo_v1.1, whole genome shotgun sequence harbors:
- the LOC121971409 gene encoding biotin synthase, mitochondrial-like isoform X2: MFFLRTLLSGVIPRAVTGRPSSTLASSAATVEAERTIRDGPRNDWSRDEINSIYDSPILDLLFHGAQVHRQSHKFREVQQCTLLSIKTGGCSEDCSYCPQSSRYATGLKAQKLVGKDPVMEAAKMKEAGSTRFCMGAAWRDTIGRKTNFNQILEYVKEIRAMGMEVCCTLGMIEKQQAEELKQAGLTAYNHNLDTSREYYPNIITTRSYDERLKTLEHVRDAGISICSGGIIGLGESQEDRVGLLHTLATLPTHPESVPINALVAVKGTPLQDQKPVEIWEMIRMIATARIIMPKAMVRLSAGRVRFSMPEQALCFMAGANSIFTGEKLLTTPNNDYDADQSMFTILGLTPKAPSFAGSETPVEPETSKEAVSSFG, translated from the exons ATGTTCTTCCTCCGAACACTCCTCTCGGGCGTCATCCCTAGGGCGGTCACTGGCCGCCCCTCCTCCACCCTCGCTTCCTCCGCGGCCACCGTCGAGGCCGAGAGGACCATCCGCGACGGCCCCAGGAACGACTGGAGCAGAGACGAGATCAATTCGATCTACGATTCTCCCATCCTCGATCTTCTCTTCCATGGC GCTCAAGTTCATCGGCAAAGTCATAAATTTCGAGAGGTTCAGCAATGCACTCTTCTATCCATAAAAACTGGTGGATGTAGTGAAGATTGTTCATATTGTCCCCAATCATCGAGGTATGCTACTGGTTTGAAAGCCCAAAAGCTGGTGGGCAAGGACCCTGTCATGGAGGCAGCAAAAATG AAAGAAGCTGGAAGCACACGTTTCTGCATGGGTGCTGCATGGAGAGATACCATTGGTAGAAAGACCAACTTCAACCAGATCCTTGAATATGTGAAGGAAATAAG GGCTATGGGTATGGAGGTATGCTGTACCTTGGGCATGATAGAGAAACAACAAGCAGAGGAGCTTAAGCAAGCAGGCCTCACAGCTTACAATCACAATTTAGATACTTCAAGGGAGTATTACCCCAACATCATAACCACTAGATCTTATGACGAGCGATTGAAAACACTTGAACATGTCCGTGATGCAGGAATCAGTATATGTTCAG GAGGTATTATAGGTCTTGGAGAATCCCAGGAGGATCGCGTAGGACTTTTGCACACCCTAGCGACACTCCCTACACACCCTGAGAGTGTTCCTATCAATGCTTTGGTTGCAGTCAAGGGTACACCTCTTCAAGATCAAAAG CCTGTTGAAATATGGGAGATGATTCGGATGATTGCAACCGCTCGCATCATAATGCCAAAGGCAATGGTGAGACTATCAGCAGGGAGGGTGCGGTTCTCCATGCCCGAACAAGCACTCTGCTTCATGGCTGGGGCCAACTCTATCTTCACGGGAGAAAAACTGTTAACGACACCAAACAATGATTATGATGCTGACCAGTCGATGTTTACAATCCTTGGCCTGACTCCAAAAGCGCCAAGCTTTGCTGGATCAGAAACACCGGTTGAACCAGAGACAAGCAAGGAAGCAGTCTCTAGTTTTGGTTGA
- the LOC121971412 gene encoding guanosine nucleotide diphosphate dissociation inhibitor 1-like: MDEEYDVIVLGTGLKECILSGLLSVDGLKVLHMDRNDYYGGESSSLNLIQLWKRFRGSDKPPSDLGPSRDYNVDMIPKFMMANGTLVRTLIHTDVTKYLSFKAVDGSYVFNKGKIHKVPATDMEALRSPLMGLFEKRRARKFFIYVQEYKENDPKTHEGLDLTRVTTKELISKYGLDDNTIDFIGHALALHRDDRYLYEPALDTVKRMKLYAESLARFQGGSPYIYPLYGLGELPQAFARLSAVYGGTYMLNKPECKVEFDLEGKACGVTSEGETARCKKVVCDPSYLLNKARKVGKVARAIAIMSHPIPNTDESHSVQVILPQKQLGRKSDMYLFCSSYSHNVAPKGKFIAFVSAEVETDRPELELKPGIDLLGLVDELFFETYDRYEPVNEPSLDNCFISTSYDATSHFESTVMDVLSMYTMITGKALDLSVDLSAASAAEEY; the protein is encoded by the exons ATGGATGAAGAATATGACGTCATCGTCTTGGGTACCGGCCTCAAGGAATGTATCCTTAGCGGTCTTCTCTCCGTCGATGGCCTCAAG GTTCTGCATATGGATAGGAATGATTACTATGGTGGGGAGTCGAGCTCACTCAATCTTATTCAG CTCTGGAAACGATTCAGGGGTAGTGATAAGCCTCCATCAGATCTAGGGCCTAGCAGAGATTACAATGTTGATATGATTCCAAAG TTTATGATGGCTAATGGTACTTTGGTGCGCACGCTTATACATACTGATGTCACAAAATATTTATCTTTCAAAGCTGTCGACGGGAGCTATGTCTTTAATAAAGGAAAG ATTCACAAGGTTCCTGCCACTGATATGGAGGCACTGAGATCACCATTAATGGGATTGTTTGAGAAGCGTCGAGCTCGGAAATTCTTTATATATGTCCAAGAATATAAAGAGAATGATCCAAAAACTCATGAAGGATTGGACCTCACTAGAGTGACTACGAAAGAACTTATCTC AAAATATGGTTTGGATGACAACACGATTGACTTCATTGGCCATGCCTTGGCACTTCACAGAGACGATAGATATCTGTATGAACCTGCACTTGATACTGTGAAGAGGATGAAG CTGTATGCAGAGTCGCTAGCACGATTCCAAGGAGGTTCGCCATATATCTATCCATTATATGGTTTAGGAGAGCTACCTCAG GCTTTTGCACGCCTAAGTGCAGTTTATGGTGGGACATACATGTTGAATAAACCAGAATGCAAG GTTGAATTTGATCTGGAAGGAAAAGCTTGTGGTGTAACTTCTGAAGGGGAAACAGCTCGATGCAAGAAAGTTGTCTGTGATCCTTCCTACCTACTAAACAAG GCTAGGAAGGTAGGGAAGGTTGCAAGGGCAATTGCTATTATGAGCCATCCTATCCCGAATACAGATGAGTCTCATTCGGTACAAGTTATCTTGCCGCAGAAGCAACTTGGACGCAAGTCTGACAT GTATCTCTTTTGTTCTTCTTACTCTCACAACGTTGCTCCTAAAGGGAAATTCATCGCATTTGTCTCAGCAGAAGTTGAGACTGATCGGCCTGAGCTGGAACTAAAGCCTGGTATCGATCTTCTTGGACTGGTAGATGAGTTGTTTTTTGAAACTTATGATAGGTATGAGCCTGTCAATGAACCGTCACTCGACAATTGCTTTATCTCAACT AGTTATGATGCTACGAGCCATTTCGAATCGACTGTCATGGATGTACTGTCGATGTATACCATGATCACTGGAAAG GCTCTTGATCTCAGCGTTGATCTCAGTGCTGCTAGTGCTGCTGAAGAATATTGA
- the LOC121971409 gene encoding biotin synthase, mitochondrial-like isoform X1 has translation MFFLRTLLSGVIPRAVTGRPSSTLASSAATVEAERTIRDGPRNDWSRDEINSIYDSPILDLLFHGAQVHRQSHKFREVQQCTLLSIKTGGCSEDCSYCPQSSRQKKEAGSTRFCMGAAWRDTIGRKTNFNQILEYVKEIRAMGMEVCCTLGMIEKQQAEELKQAGLTAYNHNLDTSREYYPNIITTRSYDERLKTLEHVRDAGISICSGGIIGLGESQEDRVGLLHTLATLPTHPESVPINALVAVKGTPLQDQKPVEIWEMIRMIATARIIMPKAMVRLSAGRVRFSMPEQALCFMAGANSIFTGEKLLTTPNNDYDADQSMFTILGLTPKAPSFAGSETPVEPETSKEAVSSFG, from the exons ATGTTCTTCCTCCGAACACTCCTCTCGGGCGTCATCCCTAGGGCGGTCACTGGCCGCCCCTCCTCCACCCTCGCTTCCTCCGCGGCCACCGTCGAGGCCGAGAGGACCATCCGCGACGGCCCCAGGAACGACTGGAGCAGAGACGAGATCAATTCGATCTACGATTCTCCCATCCTCGATCTTCTCTTCCATGGC GCTCAAGTTCATCGGCAAAGTCATAAATTTCGAGAGGTTCAGCAATGCACTCTTCTATCCATAAAAACTGGTGGATGTAGTGAAGATTGTTCATATTGTCCCCAATCATCGAG GCAAAAGAAAGAAGCTGGAAGCACACGTTTCTGCATGGGTGCTGCATGGAGAGATACCATTGGTAGAAAGACCAACTTCAACCAGATCCTTGAATATGTGAAGGAAATAAG GGCTATGGGTATGGAGGTATGCTGTACCTTGGGCATGATAGAGAAACAACAAGCAGAGGAGCTTAAGCAAGCAGGCCTCACAGCTTACAATCACAATTTAGATACTTCAAGGGAGTATTACCCCAACATCATAACCACTAGATCTTATGACGAGCGATTGAAAACACTTGAACATGTCCGTGATGCAGGAATCAGTATATGTTCAG GAGGTATTATAGGTCTTGGAGAATCCCAGGAGGATCGCGTAGGACTTTTGCACACCCTAGCGACACTCCCTACACACCCTGAGAGTGTTCCTATCAATGCTTTGGTTGCAGTCAAGGGTACACCTCTTCAAGATCAAAAG CCTGTTGAAATATGGGAGATGATTCGGATGATTGCAACCGCTCGCATCATAATGCCAAAGGCAATGGTGAGACTATCAGCAGGGAGGGTGCGGTTCTCCATGCCCGAACAAGCACTCTGCTTCATGGCTGGGGCCAACTCTATCTTCACGGGAGAAAAACTGTTAACGACACCAAACAATGATTATGATGCTGACCAGTCGATGTTTACAATCCTTGGCCTGACTCCAAAAGCGCCAAGCTTTGCTGGATCAGAAACACCGGTTGAACCAGAGACAAGCAAGGAAGCAGTCTCTAGTTTTGGTTGA
- the LOC121971411 gene encoding succinate dehydrogenase subunit 6, mitochondrial-like — MAESSDSSPLGFLWRHFEGVKEHWKSNFSFLDYYKKTLGRKEPLPKWTDADVEEFIASDPIYGPQLQAIRESRKYAVAGALLGGAHLGGVSLKYSKSPHGFVLATGFGALCGGVLGMEVAEHWKQLYKIDKQAANLRFLYWWEDKTLGSQRN, encoded by the exons ATGGCAGAGAGCTCGGACTCGTCGCCGTTAGGGTTCCTCTGGAGACACTTCGAGGGGGTGAAGGAGCACTGGAAGAGCAATTTTTCCTTCTTAGACTACTACAAGAAGACCTTGGGGCGCAAGGAGCCGCTTCCTAAGTGGACCGACGCCGATGTCGAGGAGTTCATCGCCTCCGATCCGATCTATGGTCCTCAG TTGCAAGCAATAAGGGAATCTAGGAAGTATGCAGTGGCTGGAGCTCTACTTGGTGGTGCACATCTAGGTGGAGTTTCGTTAAAATACTCAAAGAGTCCACATG GTTTTGTTTTGGCTACTGGATTCGGAGCTCTCTGTGGGGGTGTCCTCGGAATGGAAGTTGCTGAGCATTGGAAGCAACTCTACAAGATCGATAAACAAGCTGCAAATCTCAGGTTCCTCTACTGGTGGGAGGACAAAACTTTAG GAAGCCAGAGAAACTGA
- the LOC121971410 gene encoding manganese-dependent ADP-ribose/CDP-alcohol diphosphatase-like, translated as MSSGGDSINGHADQPLFSFGVITDVQYADIPNGHSFLGIPRYYRESIQVLQRAVQQWNDLKKLQFSINFGDIVDGFCPKAKSLSAVQKVVEEFERFNGPTYHMIGNHCLYNLPRHQLISLLKVPSAPDRAYYDFLPCPEYRFVILDAYDISSIGWPKDHPNALEAMRILEMKNPNLDKNSPNGMEGLERRFLMFNGAVGKEQLLWLEDVLQRSSKNEQKVVLCCHLPLHPEAASIEALLWNCDEVMSLIHRYGCVKACLAGHDHKGGHVVDSHGIHHHVFEAALECPPGSNAYGYIDAYHDRLSLVGTDRMKSSEMIFR; from the coding sequence ATGTCGTCAGGAGGTGATTCTATCAATGGCCATGCCGATCAGCCCCTTTTCTCCTTTGGGGTTATAACGGATGTCCAATATGCTGATATTCCAAACGGCCACTCATTTCTTGGCATCCCTCGATACTACCGCGAAAGCATTCAGGTTTTACAAAGAGCAGTGCAACAATGGAATGATCTGAAGAAGCTCCAGTTTTCGATCAACTTTGGGGACATTGTCGATGGGTTCTGTCCTAAGGCCAAGTCACTCAGTGCCGTGCAGAAAGTTGTTGAGGAGTTTGAGAGGTTCAATGGACCAACCTACCATATGATAGGCAACCACTGCCTATACAATCTCCCTCGCCACCAACTGATCTCATTGCTGAAGGTGCCCTCTGCTCCTGACCGTGCATACTATGACTTCTTGCCATGTCCAGAGTACAGATTTGTCATTCTGGATGCATACGACATTAGTTCAATCGGCTGGCCAAAGGATCATCCAAATGCACTGGAAGCTATGCGAATTTTGGAAATGAAGAATCCTAATTTGGATAAGAACAGTCCAAACGGCATGGAAGGCCTCGAGAGGAGGTTCCTTATGTTCAATGGGGCTGTTGGGAAAGAACAATTGCTCTGGCTCGAAGATGTCCTTCAAAGATCCTCCAAGAACGAGCAGAAGGTCGTCCTATGTTGTCATCTTCCCTTGCACCCCGAAGCAGCATCAATTGAAGCACTCTTGTGGAACTGCGATGAGGTGATGAGTTTGATCCATCGTTATGGATGCGTGAAGGCTTGCCTTGCTGGCCACGACCACAAAGGTGGTCATGTTGTCGACTCTCATGGCATTCATCATCATGTTTTCGAGGCCGCTCTCGAGTGCCCTCCGGGGTCGAATGCTTATGGATACATAGATGCATACCATGATAGGCTTTCTCTTGTAGGTACTGACAGAATGAAGAGCAGTGAGATGATCTTTAGATAA